The Mumia flava sequence GGCGCCGACAGCCTGCTCGTGCTGACCGGCGTGTCGCGGCTCGCTGACGTGGCGGCCGCCGAGCCGCTGCGACGCCCGACCTTCATCGCCGCCGACCTCCGGGGGCTGTCGGGCACCCAGCCGCCGGTCGGGCTCGAGGAGCGCCCGTCGGGAGTGCGTGCGACCTGCGCGACCGTCACCGTCGAGGTGGTCGACGGCGAGGTCCGGCCCGCGCCGGGCACGCCCGCTGCCGATGAGTACGAGACCGTCACCGCACTGTTGCGTGCGTGCGTCGCGGCAGCCTGGGCGACGACGGCACGGGGCGGTCCGGTCCCCGACGTGGCGGCCGTGGCGGACGCGCTCGACGGGTGGTCGGTGCGATGATCGAGGCACGGGGCGCGGGCGGCGCAGCCCGCCCCGCGACGACGCGAGAGGACCGAACGATGCCCGAGGTGCGCGATCAGGACCCGTCCGGGTCGACGGCCCACGATCCTCGCGTGGCCGCGGTGCTCGCTGATCTCGACCAGCTCGCCGACCTCCCCGTCGAGGAGCATCCTGGGGTGTACGAGGCGGTGCACGCGAAGCTGCGCGCCGTCCTCGACGGCGCGGACCCGACCGCGGACCCGGCCGAGGAGCCGGGCGGGCCGTGAGCCGACGGGTACGGCTGGACGCCGAGCTCGTTCGCCGGGGGATGGCGCGTTCGCGCGACCACGCCGGCGATCTCGTCGTGCGCGGCCTCGTGACCGTGGCCGGCAGCCCGGCGACCAAGGCCGCGACCCAGGTGGGCACGGACCAGGCGATCGTCGTCCGCGACACCGACGATCCCGGCTACGCCTCACGCGGCGCGTACAAGCTGCTGGGCGCGCTCGACGCATTCGAACCCGCGGGCCTGCAGGTCCGGGGTCGGCGGTGCCTCGACGCGGGTGCGTCGACGGGCGGGTTCACCGACGTGCTGCTGCGCCGGGACGTCGCCGAGGTGGTCGCCGTGGACGTGGGCTACGGACAGCTGGTGTGGGCCCTGCGCAACGATCCGCGCGTCGTCGTGCTGGACCGGACGAACGTGCGCGACCTGGACGTCGAGGCGGTCGGCGGACCGGTCGACCTGGTCGTGTCGGACCTGTCGTTCATCTCGCTGCGGCTCGTGGTGCCGGTGCTGGCCGGCCTGTGTGCGTCCGACGGCGATCTGGTGCTGATGGTCAAGCCGCAGTTCGAGGTCGGACGGGAGCGGGTCGGCAAGAAGGGCGTCGTACGCGACCCGGCTCTGCACGTGGAGGCGGTGCTCGGCGTCTGCGAGAGCGCTGCCACCGTCGGCTGGGGGACGGCCGGCGTGGCTGCGAGCCCGCTGCCCGGTCCGAGCGGCAACGTCGAGTACTTCGTCTGGTTGCGGTCCCAGGCCGGGACCGTGGACCCCGAGGCGGTCAGGCTGGCGGTCGAGACCGGCCCGCTCGTACGAGGACGGGAGAACGCATGACCGAGGACCAGAGGCGGGTGCTGATCATCGCCCACACGGGCCGCGACGCCGCGAACAAGGTTGCGGTCGCGTTCGCCACGGCGATGGCGGCCGAGCGGATCGCGGTCCGGGTCGTCGACGAGGACGCGGACCGCCTCCGGCGGTGGGGCCTGACCGACGCCGAGGTGGTGCCGTCCGCGCCGGCTGCGGGCCAGGGCTGCGAGCTGGCGGTCGTCTTCGGTGGCGACGGGACGCTGCTGCGCGCTGCTGAGCTGGTCCGCGACTGCGGGACCCCGCTCGTGGGTGTGAACCTCGGCCACGTCGGCTTCCTCGCCGAGGCCGACGTCGACGACCTGGACTTCACGGTCCGCCGGCTGGTCGAGCGGGCGTACGTGGTCGAGGAGCGGATGACGGTCGACACGCGCGTCCTGGTCGGCGACGTCGAGGTGGCGTCCGGGTGGGCGCTGAACGAGGCGTCGGTCGAGAAGGCGGCGCGGGAGCGGATGCTCGAGCTCGTCGTGGCGGTCGACGACCGTCCGCTGTCGCGGTGGGGGTGCGACGGCGTGGTGTGCGCGACCCCGACGGGTTCGACGGCCTACAACTTCAGCGCGGGCGGTCCGGTGGTCTGGCCCGAGGTGGAGGCGCTCCTGATGGTGCCGATCAGCGCCCACGCGCTGTTCGCGCGACCGCTGGTCGTCTCGCCACGGTCGAAGCTGTCGATCCAGGTCATCCCCGACGCGTCCGCAGCAGCGGTGCTGTGGTGCGACGGTCGACGGACCTACGACCTGCCGCCGGGCGCGAAGGTCGAGATCACCCAGGGTGAGCGTCCGGTCCGTCTGGCGCGGCTCCACCGGGCGCCGTTCACCGACCGTCTGGTCGCGAAGTTCGACCTTCCGGTCAGCGGGTGGCGGGGGAGCGCTGCACGGCGGATGGCCGTCGAGGATTCCGAGACGTTCGAGGACGAGGGGTGAGGGCACGCGTGTGGCAGGAGATCCGGTTGAGCTCGCTCGGGGTGATCGCCGAGGCCGAGCTCGTGCTCGGGCCCGGGCTCACCGTGATCACCGGTGAGACCGGTGCGGGCAAGACGATGGTCGTGACGGCGCTCGGGCTGCTGCGCGGGACCCGCGCGGACGCCGGTCTGGTGCGGCACGGCGACGAGCGGGCCAGGGTGGAGGCGCGCGTCGCCGTCGACGCGCACGACGAGGTCGAGCGGATCCTGGCGGACACGCCGGCGGAGCTCGACGAGGGTGAGCTCGTGATCGCCCGGACCGTCGGCAAGGACGGTCGCTCGCGTGCGTACCTCGGCGGTGCGTCGGTCCCGGCCGGGCTGCTGGCGCGGGTCAGCGAGCACCTCGTGGCGGTGCACGGGCAGTCCGACCAGCACCGTCTGCTCCAGCTCGGGACGCAGCGGGCGGCCCTCGACCGCTTCGGGGAGCTGGACGACCTGCTCGACGCGTACCGCCCCGGCTACGCCCGGCTGCTCGAGGCACGGCGCGAGCTCGACGAGCTGACGGCGGCCGAGCAGGAGCGGGCCCGCGAGCTCGACCTGCTGCTGTTCGGCCTGGACGAGATCGCGGCCGTGGACCCGCAGCCCGGCGAGGACGACGACCTGCGGGCGGAGGAGGACCGGCTGGCCCATGCGGAGTCGCTGGTCGCGGCCGCCGTCGAGGCGCACCACCTGCTCTCGGACACCGACGACAGCCTCGACGTCATGGACCTCCTGGGCAGGACCGGCGCCCTGCTCGACCAGGTCCGGGCGTACGACCCCGACCTGGACGCGATCGCCGGCCGCCTGGAGGAGGTTCGGTTCACGATCTCCGACGTGGCCGGTGAGCTGGCGTCGTACCCGGAGCGGGTCGAGGCCGACCCGGCGCGTCTCGCGGCGGTCTCCGAGCGGCGTGCGGCGCTCGCGGGTCTGACCCGCAAGTACGGAGCCCAGGTCGCCGATGTCCTCGAGTGGGCCGAGGACGCGCAGCAGCGGGTCGAGGGACTGCGGGGTGACGACGAGCGGATCGCGGCCCTGACCGACGAGGTCACCGGCCTCGAGCAGTCGCTGACGACCCAGGCCGCCCGCATCACCGAGGCCCGCGCGGCCGCCGCCGTACGCCTGGCCGAGCAGGTGGAGCGCGAGCTGGAGGCTCTCGCGATGCCGCACGCGCGTCTGGTGGTCGACGTCCGCACCCCGGACGCGCCGACTCCGGCCGACCTCGGACCGGACGGGCTGGATGCGGTCGAGATGCTGCTCGCCGCGAACGCCGGAGCGTCGCCGCGTCCGCTCGCGAAGGGGGCGAGCGGGGGTGAGCTCTCGCGGGTGATGCTCGCGCTCGAGGTCGTGCTGGCGGAGGGGACGAGCGTGCCGACGTTCGTCTTCGACGAGGTCGACGCCGGCATCGGGGGTCGCGCCGCGATCGAGGTCGGGCGTCGGCTCGCCCGGCTGGCCACCCGTGCTCAGGTCGTGGTGGTCACGCACCTGCCGCAGGTCGCCGCGTTCGCCGACCGGCACTACCACGTGCACAAGACCGACGACGGCACCGTGACCACCAGCGACGTCGCCCATCTGGGCGACCCGGAGCGGGTCGCCGAGCTCTCGCGGATGCTGGCGGGGCTGGAGGGGTCCGCGACCGCCGAGGCGCACGCGCGCGAGCTGGTGGCGCTGGCGGCCGACGACCGGGCGGTCGGCGGCTGAGCGGCCGGGCGCGCCGGCACGGCGCGGTGGAGCCGCGAGCGGTGGTCGCGCAGCCCTTCGCGACGCATCGGCTCCGGCTGCGGCCCTTGCAGGTCGACGACGCCGCGACGATGGCCGACGTGCTGGGCGATCCCGCGCTGCACGTCTTCACCGGCGGAGCGCCGCTGTCGGCCGACGATCTCCGGGTGCGCTACGAGCGGCTCGTGGCCGGGTCGCCGGACCCGGACGTCGGCTGGCTCAACTGGGTCGTGCGGCTCGGCTCCGCCCGTGAGCCCGTCGGCACGGTGCAGGCGACGGTTGGTCGTGCGGCCGGACCGGCGGGCGGGCTGACGGCCGAGATCGCCTGGGTCGTGGGCACGCCGTGGCAGGGCCGGGGGATCGCGACCGAGGCGGCGCAGGCGCTGGTCGGGTGGCTGCGCGAGCGCGGCATCGGCCGGGTCGTCGCCCACGTGCATCCCGACCACACCGCGTCGGCGTCGGTCGCGGCGGCTGCGGGACTGGAGCGCACCGACGTGCTGAACGACGGCGAGGTGCGGTGGCAGCGCGACCTCGGGCCCTGACCGCACCACCTGCCGACCCGCGGGCAGCCCGTCCGACTTGTCCGGAAACACGCCCGGCGACGTCCCCTGAACGGGGAGGGCCGCGTGGCAGCATGACGGCGATGAGCCCCATGAGCCTGCGTCGCACCCGACGCGCCACCAGGTCCGACCTCGTGTCCGGCCCGGTCCGTACGGTCCGCGGCCCCCGCGACGTCCGCCGGCTCCGTGCCGGCGAGGTCGCGGTGGTCGAGTGGCCCGACCTCGACCGGGCGACCGGTGAGGCCTTCGCGGCGGCCGGCGTGACGGCTGTCGTCAACACCGCCGACTCCAGCTCCGGCCGCTATCCCAACCTCGGGCCCCAGGTCCTGCACGAGGCGGGGGTGCTGCTGATCGACGCCCCCGGCTCGGACCTGCTGCGGGTCGTCCGAGACGGCGACCGGCTGGCGTTCGACGGCGGGCACGTGCTGCGCGGCGAGGAGACGCTGGTCGAGGGGCGGGTCCTCGACGGCGAGGCCGTCGACGAGCTGCTGGCGCGCGCCCGCAACCAGATGGCGATCCAGCTGGAGACCCTCACCGCCACGAGCGCCGAGTACCTGCGACGCGAGCACGACCTGCTGCTCGAGGGCGTCGGGATCCCGGAGCTGGCCACCGAGATGGCCGGGCGCGAGGTCGTCGTGGTGCTGCCCGGTGCCGGCGCGGCGGCGGAGCTGAAGAAGCTGCGACGCTACCTGCGCGAGTTCAAGCCGGTGCTGATCGGCGTCAACGAAGGGGCCGACGCACTGATGCAGGCCGGCTACGAGCCGGCCGTGCTCGTCGGCGACCCCGGCAGGGTCGCCGACCGATCGGTGCGGGCGGCCACCGAGATCGTGCTCGCCGGCACCCGGAGCGGGCGCGAGACCGAGGACCGCCTCGAACGGCTCCAGCGGACGGCCTCGTCGTTCCCGGCCGCCCTGGGCAGCGAGGAGGCGGCGCTCCTGCTGGCCGACGCCGGTGGTGCACGGGTGGTGGTGACGGTGGGCGGCTTCGGATCGCTCGAGGAGTTCCTCGACTCGGCACGCTCCGGCGGCGCGACGCGCTACCTGACGCGGCTGCGCCTGGGTCCGAAGCTGGTCGACTCGCGCGCGATCGTGGGGCTCCACCGTGCGCGGATCAGCTACCCGCAGCTGATCCTGCTCATGCTGCTGGCCATGGTCCTGCTCGGGGCCGCGATCCTCACCACGCCCGTCGGGCAGGACTGGTGGGACGCCGCGAGCGGCTGGGTGTCGGGGACGTGGGAGGAGCTGCGCACGTGACCACCATGCGCTGGGTCGTGCTGACGGCGGTCGCGGCGGTGCTGGCGCTGGCCGGCGGCATCGCCCTCGGGACCGGCGTGCTCGACACCGCCGACCCCGAACCGGCCTCGGCCGCCGACGTCCCGGAACAGCCTCGGACCACCGATCTGGACGCCGCGGCCCGCAGTCTCGAGGAGGCCGCAGCCGACGGTCCGGGTGCAGCAGCGGTCACGGACCGCCTGGCGGGCCGCAACGTCCTGCTGGTGACGCTGCCGGAGGCCTCCGAGGAGACCGTGGCGGACGTCGCCGCGTCGCTCGCCGACGCCGGGGCGATCACGCTCGGTCAGGTCGCACTGACCGAGCGACTGCTGGATCCGGCGGAGCGCCAGTACACCGCCGGCGTCGCCCGCGAGGCGCTGGCCGACGTCGACGACGTCGCCACGGACGGGCTCGCCGACTACGACCTCGTCGGTGCTGCGCTGGCACGCGGACTGGTCGCTCCGGGCAGCGTAGAGGTGGATGCCCCGGCGGGCACGGTCGTGGACGCCTTCGACCGAGCCGGGCTGATCGCCGTCGAGGAGCGTCCGACCCGCCGGGCGGGTGTCCTGGTGGTGGTCACCGGCAACGGTCGCGGGTACGACTCGGGGCGCGGCGAGCTCCTGTCCACCGTGCTGGGCGGCCTCGACGCGGCCGACGTCGGCACGCTCGTCGCGGGTCCCGTGGGATCGGGTCGCGCCGAGGGCGCGGTCGGCGCCGTACGGTCCGGTCCGGCGGCCGCGGAGGTCTCCACCGTGGACGCCGCGGACCTGGCCCTGGGGCGTGTGTCGGCCATCGTCGCCCTGTCCGACGAGGTCGGCGGGACGAGCGGCCACTACGGGACCGCGCCGGGTGCCGATGCGGTTCTTCCCGCCCTCGCGGGGAGCTCCGCGGCACCGACGGCTGCGCCGAGCCCGTGACGTGTTCCTCGGCACGCCCCGCGCGCCGGGCCTGCGTCCGTGGAGTCGGTTGGTAGGATGAAATCCCGTGAACGCGCGCCGCCTCGTGCGGTCGTTCCAGCCGACGTGCCTCCACCACGGCGGACGCCACGATCACGGGAGTTCCCTTGGCAAAATCGCTGCCCACCAAGCACGTCTTCGTCACCGGCGGCGTCGCCTCCTCGCTCGGCAAGGGCCTGACCGCGTCCAGCCTCGGCCGGCTGCTGAAGTCGCGGGGCCTGCGGGTCACGATGCAGAAGCTCGACCCGTACCTCAACGTCGACCCCGGCACCATGAACCCGTTCCAGCACGGCGAGGTGTTCGTCACCGACGACGGCGCCGAGACCGATCTCGACATCGGCCACTACGAGCGGTTCCTCGACGAGGACCTCGTCGGCCGCGCGAACGTCACCACCGGGCAGGTCTACTCCGACGTGATCGCGCGGGAACGGCGCGGTGACTACCTCGGCGACACGGTCCAGGTGATCCCGCACATCACGAACGAGATCAAGGACCGGATGCTGTCGATGGGCGGCCCGGACGTCGACGTGGTGCTGCACGAGATCGGCGGCACCGTGGGTGACATCGAGTCGCAGCCGTTCCTCGAGTCGGCCCGCCAGGTCCGGCACGAGATCGGCCGGGAGAACTGCTTCTTCCTGCACGTCTCGCTCGTGCCCTACATCGGGCCCTCGGGTGAGCTCAAGACCAAGCCGACCCAGCACTCGGTCGCCGCGCTGCGCTCGATCGGCATCCAGCCGGACGCGATCGTGTGCCGCTCCGACCGGGAGATCCCGACGAGCGTGAAGCGCAAGATCTCGCTGATGTGCGACGTCGACTCCGACGCCGTGGTCACGGCGGCCGATGCTGCCTCGATCTACGACATCCCGAAGGTCCTGCACGCCGAGGGCCTCGACGCGTACGTCGTGCGCCGTCTCGACCTTCCGTTCCGTGACGTCGACTGGACCCAGTGGGACGACCTGCTGCGACGCGTCCACGATCCCGAGGAGGAGGTGACCGTCGGCCTCGTCGGCAAGTACGTCGACCTGCCCGACGCGTACCTCTCGGTCGTGGAGGCCCTGCGGGCGGGCGGTTTCGCGCACGACGCGAGGGTGCGGGTGGCCTGGGTGCCGTCGGACGAGTGCGCGACTCCCGCCGGCGCCCAGCAGTGGCTCAACGAGGTCGACGCGATCTGCGTGCCCGGTGGCTTCGGGATCCGCGGGATCGAGGGCAAGCTCGGCGCGCTGACGTGGGCGCGCCGCAACCAGGTGCCGACCCTCGGCCTGTGCCTCGGGCTCCAGTGCATGGTGATCGAGTACGCCCGGTCCGAGGCGGGGATCGCCGATGCGAGCTCGACCGAGTTCGACCCGGCGACCGAGCACGGTGTGATCGCCACGATGGCCGAGCAGGAGGCGTTCGTCGACGGGGCCGGCGACCTCGGCGGGACGATGCGGCTCGGGATGTACCCGGCGCGGCTGGCTCCGGGCTCGCTCGCGGCCGAGGCGTACGGCCAGGGCGAGGTGTCCGAGCGGCACCGGCACCGCTACGAGGTCAACAACTCCTACCGCGCGAAGCTCGAGGATGCCGGGCTGGTCTTCTCGGGGACGTCGCCGGACGGGACGCTCGTGGAGTACGTCGAGCTTCCCCGCGACGTCCACCCGTACTACGTCGGGACCCAGGCGCACCCGGAGCTGCGCTCGCGTCCGACCCGCCCGCACCCGTTGTTCGCGGGGCTGGTCGGGGCGGCGATCGCCCGCCAGCGGGAGATGCGGCTGCCGGTCGACGAGTCGGGGCTGCGCCGCCACCCGGCCGACGTGAACGCATGAGCCGCGCACCGCACCCGGCGCTGCCGGGTGAGATCGCCGATCCGACCGAGCGGCTCGCCGACCGGTCGGAGTCCTGGGAGGTGGCGTCGACCGAGCGGCCCTACCGGTCGGGGTTCGTCGACGTGGAGGTCGACCAGGTCGCGACGCCGCAGGGCGGGACCATCAGCCGGACCACGGTGCGTCACCACGGGGCCGTCGGTGTGGTCGTGCTGGACGACGAGGGTCGGGTGCTGATGCTGGAGCAGTACCGTCACCCGGTCCGAGCCCGGCTGCTGGAGCTGCCGGCCGGCCTGACCGACGTCGACGGCGAGCAGCCGGTCGAGACCGCCGCGCGCGAGCTGGCCGAGGAGGCCGACCTGGTCGCGGACTCCTGGGAGCCGCTGGTCGTGCTCCGCTCGTCGCCCGGGTTCACCGACGAGCAGGTCCAGGTCTTCCTGGCCCGCGGGCTGTCGCCCGTCCCGCCCGAGGAGCGCACGGCCCGGCACGACGAGGAGGCCGACATGTCGGCCGTCTGGGTCCCGCTGGAGGTCGCGGTCACGGCGGTCCTGGAGCGCCGCGTGACCAACTCCCTGGCCGTCGCCGGCCTGCTCGCCGCTGCCGTACGGCTCGGGAGCAACCTCCCGGCGGACGGGTCGTCTCCCGCCTAGGATCGGAGGCGTCGGCTCGCCCGCGACGCGGGAGGGGGTGCGGTGACGATGCTGATCGGGGTCCCGCGCGAGGTGAAGGTCCACGAGTACCGCGTGGCCCTGACCCCGGCGGGAGCGCGGGAGCTGGTCGACGCCGGCCACCGCGTGCTGGTCGAGGCGGGGGCCGGGGTCGGCTCGTCGATCACGGACGCGGAGTACCGCGCGGCGGGTGCGGAGGTCGTCGACGACGTCGAGACCGTCTGGGCCGACGCCGAGCTGCTGCTCAAGGTCAAGGAGCCGATCGCGGAGGAGTACCCCCGGCTGCGCGCGGGCCAGGTGCTGTTCACCTACCTCCATCTGGCCGCCTCGCGCCCGTGCACCGATGCGCTGCTGGCCTCGGGCACGACGGCGATCGCCTACGAGACCGTCCAGGACGCTGCCGGCCGGCTCCCGCTGCTCGCCCCGATGAGCGAGGTGGCCGGGAGGCTGGCCGCCCAGGCCGGCGCGTACCACCTGCTCGCGCCGGAGGGCCGCGGCGTGCTGATGGGCGGGGTGCCGGGCGTCCACGGTGCGGACGTCGTCGTGATCGGCGGCGGCGTCTCGGGCAGCAACGCGGCCCGGATCGCGCTCGGGATGGGGGCGTCGGTCACCCTCCTCGACCTGGACGTGGACCGGCTCCGTCGGGTCGACGTCGACTTCGGCGGCCGGATCCGGACCGTGGCCTCCAACCGCTACCAGATCGAGGGCGCCGTCCAGCGGGCCGACCTCGTGATCGGCGCCGTCCTCGTACCGGGCGCTCGTGCACCGCACCTGGTCACCCACGCGATGGTGGCCGGGATGCGCCCGGGCAGCGTGCTCGTCGACATCGCGATCGACCAGGGCGGGTGCTTCGAGGACTCGCGGCCGACCACGCACCTCGAGCCGACGTTCGCCGTGGAGGGATCGGTGTTCTACTGCGTGGCGAACATGCCGGGCGCGGTCCCGCACACCGCGACGTACGCCCTCACCAACGTCACCCTGCCGTACGTGATGGCGCTCGCCGACCTCGGCTGGCGCCAGGCCTTGCGCTCGGACCCGGCCTTGCGGCACGGTCTCAACGTGCACGAGGCAAGGGTGACGAGCGACGGGGTGGCGGACGCGCACGGGCTGGAGTCCGCCGACGTCGAGGAGATCGTGGGCTGACGTGGCGAACCGGCCGATCGCGGGAGCGATCGATGAGTACCTGAGTCATCTCGCGGTCGAGCGCGGTCTGGCCGCGAACACCCTGGCGTCCTACCGCCGCGACCTGCGCCGCTACTCCGCCTACCTCGAGGAGCGCAAGGTCGACGCGGTCACCGACATCACCGAGGGCGACGTCGCGGACTTCCTGGCGCACCTGCGCGAGGGCGACGAGGAGCACGTGGCGCTGTCGGCACCGAGCGCCGCCCGGACGCTCGTCGCGGCGCGCGGGTTCCACCGATTCGCCCTCCGGGAGGGGATCGTCGAGACCGACGTCGCCGCGGCGGTGCGGCCCCCGAGCCAGCCGCGTCGGCTGCCGAAGGCGCTGCCGGTCGAGAGCGTCGAGGCGCTGCTCGAGTCCGCCGGGGCGCCCGGCACGGCGCTGGCCGTTCGCGACCGTGCCCTGCTGGAGATGCTGTACGGCACCGGTGCCCGGATCTCGGAGGCCGTCGGCCTCGACATCGACGACCTCGACCTGGATGCGAGCCAGGTGCTGCTGCGCGGCAAGGGAGGTCGGGAGCGCGTGGTCCCGGTGGGCAGCTTCGCCGCCGACGCGCTGGTGCGCTACCTCACCTCCGTGCGGCCGACGCTCGTGAGCACGCGGACGGCGACCGGAGCGGTCTTCCTGAACTCGCGGGGCGGACGGCTGTCGCGGCAGAGTGCGTGGGCCGTGCTGACGAAGGCTGCCCGCGGTGCCGGGATCGACCGGGCCGTCTCGCCGCACACGCTGCGACACTCCTACGCGACCCACCTGCTCGACGGCGGGGCGGACGTCCGGGTGGTCCAGGAGCTCCTGGGCCACGCGTCGGTCACGACGACCCAGGTCTACACGCTGGTCACGATCGACCGGCTTCGTGAGGTGTACGCGACGGCGCACCCGCGTGCCCGGGCCTGACCCTCCTACGTGAGCCGGTCGAGAAGTCGACTTGTCGCGCGCGTCGCCGATCCGGTGCGCGGACCCCTTGGTAGAGTCGCAGCAGTCTTCACCGACGGGAGTCGAGGCGCATGAACGAGACGCGTGATCTGCTCGGAGAGCTCCCCACGGCACCCGGGCCGAAGGTCGGACCGACGGGCCGTCCGGTCCCGCAGTTCCCGCCGCCGGGGCCGCCGAGCCCGGGCCCGGCGTACGTGATCGCGATGTGCAACCAGAAGGGCGGGGTCGGCAAGACGACGACCACGATCAACCTCGGTGCCGCCCTGGCCGAGGCCGGTCGACGGGTTCTGCTGGTGGACTTCGACCCGCAGGCGTCGATGACGGTCGGGCTCGGGTTCCCGGCGCACGACCTCGACGCGACCGTCTACCACCTGCTGATGCACGACGACGTCGGCGTCGGCGACGTCCTGCTCAAGACCACGACCTCGGGCATGCATCTGCTGCCGTCGTCGATCGACCTGTCCGGTGCCGAGATGCACCTCGTCCACGAGGTGGGGCGTGAGCAGACGCTCGCCCGTGTGCTGCGCCCCGTCGCGAACGACTACGACGTGATCCTGATCGACTGCCAGCCGTCGCTCGGCCTGCTGGCGGTGAACGCCCTGACGGCGGCCGACGGGGTGCTGATCCCGCTCGAGTGCGAGTACTTCGCGCTGCGCGGCGTCGCGCTGCTGAAGGAGACCATCGAGAAGGTCCGGCAGCGGACCAACTTCGATCTCGAGATCATCGGGCTGCTCGGCACGATGTACGACTCGCGTACGCTCCACAGCCGTGAGGTGCTGCAGACGCTCGTGGACGGCTGGGGCGACAAGGTGTTCCACACCGTGATCCGACGGACGGTGAAGTTCTCCGACGCGACCGTCGCCGGCGAGCCGATCACCGCGTTCGCGCCCGACTCGCCCGGCGCCGAGGCCTATCGCACGCTCGCCCGGGAGGTGCTCGTCCGTTGCCCCGCCGTGTGAGGTTGCCGGGCGCCGACGAGCTGTTCCGGTCCACCTCGCAGGTCGAGGCCGACGCCGAGACCGAGGGCGACGCCGCTCCGTCCGCCGACCGGACCGAGGGCGCGCACACCAGCAGCCGGCGCGTCAAGCACGACGCGAAGGTGACCGTCTAC is a genomic window containing:
- a CDS encoding GNAT family N-acetyltransferase; this translates as MVAQPFATHRLRLRPLQVDDAATMADVLGDPALHVFTGGAPLSADDLRVRYERLVAGSPDPDVGWLNWVVRLGSAREPVGTVQATVGRAAGPAGGLTAEIAWVVGTPWQGRGIATEAAQALVGWLRERGIGRVVAHVHPDHTASASVAAAAGLERTDVLNDGEVRWQRDLGP
- a CDS encoding NUDIX domain-containing protein; translation: MSRAPHPALPGEIADPTERLADRSESWEVASTERPYRSGFVDVEVDQVATPQGGTISRTTVRHHGAVGVVVLDDEGRVLMLEQYRHPVRARLLELPAGLTDVDGEQPVETAARELAEEADLVADSWEPLVVLRSSPGFTDEQVQVFLARGLSPVPPEERTARHDEEADMSAVWVPLEVAVTAVLERRVTNSLAVAGLLAAAVRLGSNLPADGSSPA
- a CDS encoding TlyA family RNA methyltransferase, which encodes MSRRVRLDAELVRRGMARSRDHAGDLVVRGLVTVAGSPATKAATQVGTDQAIVVRDTDDPGYASRGAYKLLGALDAFEPAGLQVRGRRCLDAGASTGGFTDVLLRRDVAEVVAVDVGYGQLVWALRNDPRVVVLDRTNVRDLDVEAVGGPVDLVVSDLSFISLRLVVPVLAGLCASDGDLVLMVKPQFEVGRERVGKKGVVRDPALHVEAVLGVCESAATVGWGTAGVAASPLPGPSGNVEYFVWLRSQAGTVDPEAVRLAVETGPLVRGRENA
- a CDS encoding CTP synthase — protein: MAKSLPTKHVFVTGGVASSLGKGLTASSLGRLLKSRGLRVTMQKLDPYLNVDPGTMNPFQHGEVFVTDDGAETDLDIGHYERFLDEDLVGRANVTTGQVYSDVIARERRGDYLGDTVQVIPHITNEIKDRMLSMGGPDVDVVLHEIGGTVGDIESQPFLESARQVRHEIGRENCFFLHVSLVPYIGPSGELKTKPTQHSVAALRSIGIQPDAIVCRSDREIPTSVKRKISLMCDVDSDAVVTAADAASIYDIPKVLHAEGLDAYVVRRLDLPFRDVDWTQWDDLLRRVHDPEEEVTVGLVGKYVDLPDAYLSVVEALRAGGFAHDARVRVAWVPSDECATPAGAQQWLNEVDAICVPGGFGIRGIEGKLGALTWARRNQVPTLGLCLGLQCMVIEYARSEAGIADASSTEFDPATEHGVIATMAEQEAFVDGAGDLGGTMRLGMYPARLAPGSLAAEAYGQGEVSERHRHRYEVNNSYRAKLEDAGLVFSGTSPDGTLVEYVELPRDVHPYYVGTQAHPELRSRPTRPHPLFAGLVGAAIARQREMRLPVDESGLRRHPADVNA
- the steA gene encoding putative cytokinetic ring protein SteA — its product is MSPMSLRRTRRATRSDLVSGPVRTVRGPRDVRRLRAGEVAVVEWPDLDRATGEAFAAAGVTAVVNTADSSSGRYPNLGPQVLHEAGVLLIDAPGSDLLRVVRDGDRLAFDGGHVLRGEETLVEGRVLDGEAVDELLARARNQMAIQLETLTATSAEYLRREHDLLLEGVGIPELATEMAGREVVVVLPGAGAAAELKKLRRYLREFKPVLIGVNEGADALMQAGYEPAVLVGDPGRVADRSVRAATEIVLAGTRSGRETEDRLERLQRTASSFPAALGSEEAALLLADAGGARVVVTVGGFGSLEEFLDSARSGGATRYLTRLRLGPKLVDSRAIVGLHRARISYPQLILLMLLAMVLLGAAILTTPVGQDWWDAASGWVSGTWEELRT
- a CDS encoding copper transporter, whose product is MRWVVLTAVAAVLALAGGIALGTGVLDTADPEPASAADVPEQPRTTDLDAAARSLEEAAADGPGAAAVTDRLAGRNVLLVTLPEASEETVADVAASLADAGAITLGQVALTERLLDPAERQYTAGVAREALADVDDVATDGLADYDLVGAALARGLVAPGSVEVDAPAGTVVDAFDRAGLIAVEERPTRRAGVLVVVTGNGRGYDSGRGELLSTVLGGLDAADVGTLVAGPVGSGRAEGAVGAVRSGPAAAEVSTVDAADLALGRVSAIVALSDEVGGTSGHYGTAPGADAVLPALAGSSAAPTAAPSP
- the recN gene encoding DNA repair protein RecN, which codes for MRARVWQEIRLSSLGVIAEAELVLGPGLTVITGETGAGKTMVVTALGLLRGTRADAGLVRHGDERARVEARVAVDAHDEVERILADTPAELDEGELVIARTVGKDGRSRAYLGGASVPAGLLARVSEHLVAVHGQSDQHRLLQLGTQRAALDRFGELDDLLDAYRPGYARLLEARRELDELTAAEQERARELDLLLFGLDEIAAVDPQPGEDDDLRAEEDRLAHAESLVAAAVEAHHLLSDTDDSLDVMDLLGRTGALLDQVRAYDPDLDAIAGRLEEVRFTISDVAGELASYPERVEADPARLAAVSERRAALAGLTRKYGAQVADVLEWAEDAQQRVEGLRGDDERIAALTDEVTGLEQSLTTQAARITEARAAAAVRLAEQVERELEALAMPHARLVVDVRTPDAPTPADLGPDGLDAVEMLLAANAGASPRPLAKGASGGELSRVMLALEVVLAEGTSVPTFVFDEVDAGIGGRAAIEVGRRLARLATRAQVVVVTHLPQVAAFADRHYHVHKTDDGTVTTSDVAHLGDPERVAELSRMLAGLEGSATAEAHARELVALAADDRAVGG
- a CDS encoding NAD kinase, whose translation is MTEDQRRVLIIAHTGRDAANKVAVAFATAMAAERIAVRVVDEDADRLRRWGLTDAEVVPSAPAAGQGCELAVVFGGDGTLLRAAELVRDCGTPLVGVNLGHVGFLAEADVDDLDFTVRRLVERAYVVEERMTVDTRVLVGDVEVASGWALNEASVEKAARERMLELVVAVDDRPLSRWGCDGVVCATPTGSTAYNFSAGGPVVWPEVEALLMVPISAHALFARPLVVSPRSKLSIQVIPDASAAAVLWCDGRRTYDLPPGAKVEITQGERPVRLARLHRAPFTDRLVAKFDLPVSGWRGSAARRMAVEDSETFEDEG